Proteins encoded together in one Nocardioides marinisabuli window:
- a CDS encoding DUF1116 domain-containing protein — protein MRAVTVGADLLGDALEAQAVGVQRVDWRPPMPGTEDDLATVVLDPLRADADARAVQAVLDTTAVLVDVLPAAEAIGLERGQFLHAGPPLTWERASGPMRGALMGAAALEGLVDDPDDAPALFESGAATFEPCHHHAAVGPMAGVVAPSMWMFVLEDPVTGRRTHCTLNEGLGKVLRYGAYSPEVLTRLRWMGDVLGPLLQGAVRAVRDGQGPVDVSGVLTQMLQMGDEAHNRNRAGTLMLLRDLAPALVAGTERGSSAADVAEVLRFVGGNDHFFLNLAMPACKLALDAARGTEGSAMVVAMARNGTDFGIQVAGTGDEWFTGPAQVADGLFLGDYGPDDANPDIGDSAITETAGIGGFAMATAPAIVRLVGGTVPDALATTRRMHEITLAEHPRWAVPVLDFQGTPTGIDVTRVCRTGVLPQINTGMAGRVAGTGQVGAGLVTPPAEVFPAALARLARLSRERASGA, from the coding sequence ATGAGAGCCGTCACCGTCGGCGCCGACCTGCTCGGCGACGCCCTCGAGGCCCAGGCGGTGGGGGTGCAGCGGGTCGACTGGCGCCCGCCGATGCCCGGCACCGAGGACGACCTGGCCACCGTCGTCCTCGACCCGTTGCGCGCCGACGCCGACGCCCGCGCGGTGCAGGCCGTGCTCGACACCACCGCCGTCCTCGTCGACGTGCTGCCGGCCGCCGAGGCGATCGGCCTGGAGCGCGGGCAGTTCCTGCACGCCGGGCCCCCGCTGACCTGGGAGCGGGCCTCCGGTCCGATGCGCGGCGCCCTGATGGGGGCGGCGGCCCTGGAGGGCCTGGTCGACGACCCCGACGACGCCCCGGCCCTCTTCGAGTCCGGGGCCGCGACGTTCGAGCCCTGCCACCACCACGCCGCGGTCGGCCCGATGGCCGGCGTCGTGGCGCCGAGCATGTGGATGTTCGTGCTCGAGGACCCCGTGACCGGTCGCCGCACCCACTGCACCCTCAACGAGGGGCTGGGCAAGGTGCTGCGCTACGGCGCCTACTCCCCCGAGGTGCTCACCCGCCTGCGCTGGATGGGCGACGTGCTCGGCCCGCTGCTGCAGGGCGCGGTGCGGGCGGTGCGCGACGGGCAGGGGCCGGTCGACGTCAGCGGCGTGCTGACCCAGATGCTGCAGATGGGCGACGAGGCCCACAACCGCAACCGCGCCGGCACCCTGATGCTCCTGCGCGACCTGGCCCCTGCCCTGGTGGCCGGCACCGAGCGCGGCAGCAGCGCCGCGGACGTCGCCGAGGTGCTGCGCTTCGTCGGCGGCAACGACCACTTCTTCCTCAACCTCGCCATGCCCGCCTGCAAGCTCGCGCTCGACGCCGCCCGCGGCACCGAGGGCTCGGCGATGGTGGTCGCGATGGCGCGCAACGGCACCGACTTCGGCATCCAGGTCGCCGGCACCGGCGACGAGTGGTTCACCGGGCCCGCGCAGGTCGCCGACGGGCTGTTCCTGGGCGACTACGGCCCCGACGACGCCAACCCCGACATCGGCGACTCCGCCATCACCGAGACCGCCGGCATCGGCGGCTTCGCGATGGCCACCGCGCCCGCCATCGTGCGCCTGGTCGGCGGCACCGTGCCCGACGCCCTGGCCACCACCCGCCGGATGCACGAGATCACCCTGGCCGAGCACCCGCGCTGGGCGGTGCCGGTGCTCGACTTCCAGGGCACCCCGACCGGCATCGACGTGACCCGGGTGTGCCGCACCGGCGTGCTCCCCCAGATCAACACCGGCATGGCGGGCCGGGTCGCCGGCACCGGCCAGGTCGGCGCCGGGCTGGTCACCCCGCCCGCCGAGGTGTTCCCCGCCGCGCTGGCCCGGCTGGCCCGGCTCAGCCGCGAGCGGGCGAGCGGGGCATGA
- a CDS encoding MGMT family protein, translating to MRHPEDPDRYVEDVLSCVEQVPPGRVTTYGAIAEAVGRYGPRRVGNVMAGHGAAVAWWRVVRADGSLPPSHDDEARQAYLAEGTALRASGRVDLPTAFFMPRSPARG from the coding sequence GTGCGGCACCCCGAGGACCCCGACCGGTACGTCGAGGACGTGCTCTCGTGCGTCGAGCAGGTGCCGCCGGGCCGGGTGACGACGTACGGCGCGATCGCCGAGGCCGTGGGCCGCTACGGCCCGCGCCGGGTCGGCAACGTGATGGCCGGCCACGGCGCCGCGGTGGCGTGGTGGCGGGTCGTGCGCGCCGACGGCTCGTTGCCGCCGAGCCACGACGACGAGGCCCGCCAGGCCTACCTGGCCGAGGGCACCGCGCTGCGCGCCTCCGGCCGGGTCGACCTGCCGACGGCCTTCTTCATGCCCCGCTCGCCCGCTCGCGGCTGA